In the genome of Nocardioides sp. NBC_00368, the window TGGGTCGATCTTCCCCCTTTCGTGGTGTGGCCGTGAGTGAGTGAGCGCGGTTCACTTCGACATGTCGACGAAGCGGCAGTAGTGTCCTTGGAACGCGACGACGAGTTGCCGCTCGGCGCCGTGACGGTGCTTCGCCACGATGAGGTCGGCTTCGCCCGGGCGTATCGACTCGGGCTCGTACTGGTCTTCGCGGTGGATGAGGATGACCTCGTCGGCGACGTCTTCGATGCCGCCGGCATCGCGAAGGTCGTGCAGCATGGGCCGGGCGAGGATCGGGCCCTGTCTGGTCATCGGGGTGCGGTTCAGCTTGCTGACGACGACGAGCGCGACGTTGTGCTGGCGGGCGAGGCGCTTGAGCGCGTGGACGTCCTCGCGGACCTCCTGGTAGCGGTTCTCGCGGGTTCGGGTCTGTACAAGCGTTTGGAGTTCGTCGACGACGACGAGCTTGAGGTCGTGCTCCGAGGCATTCTCGATCGCGGTGCCGATCTTCTCGACGTTGAGATAGGGGTCGTCGGCGATGAGGATCGGGCTGTTCGAGATACTGCCCATCGTCTCCGCGAGGCTGTTCCAGCTCGAGTCGGACATGAGGCCGTTGCGGATGTGGTTGTGCGGGACTTTCGACTCGGCGGAGAGCAGACGGAGGCTGACCTCCTCGGCGGTGGTGTCGGGCCGGAAGTAGAGGGTCGCGAGGTTGTTGTGGACGGCCGCGCTGCGCACGAAGTCGAGGGCGAGTGTGGATGCGCCCGCGCCTGGCCGTCCACCGATCACGGTGAGGTGCCCGGGCCAGAGTCCGTTGAGCAGCTCGTCGAGGTCGGCGAAACCAGTGGGGACACCGTAGAGGCCGGCCTCACGGTTGGAGATCACCTCAACCATGTCGAGGGACTTGTCCAA includes:
- a CDS encoding replicative DNA helicase, with product MPGNPSPLARPLADVLDKSLDMVEVISNREAGLYGVPTGFADLDELLNGLWPGHLTVIGGRPGAGASTLALDFVRSAAVHNNLATLYFRPDTTAEEVSLRLLSAESKVPHNHIRNGLMSDSSWNSLAETMGSISNSPILIADDPYLNVEKIGTAIENASEHDLKLVVVDELQTLVQTRTRENRYQEVREDVHALKRLARQHNVALVVVSKLNRTPMTRQGPILARPMLHDLRDAGGIEDVADEVILIHREDQYEPESIRPGEADLIVAKHRHGAERQLVVAFQGHYCRFVDMSK